The segment GACCAAATTTTCATCATAAAAACTTAAGCCTGCTCCGTCTGTACCCAGCCAAACGGTTTGAGTAAAATCTTTATAGAGGCATAGCACATCATTGTAATGAAGTGCGTAAGGGTCGGTTTTGTTTGCTATAAAATGTTGAATATATTTCTTTTTAAAGTCAATTAAATAGGCGCCATATCCGTAGGTTGCTACCCAAAGACGTTGTTGATTATCTAATAATAAATCTTGAATGTTTAAGTCTATGGGGAAGGAATAATTCTCAAACCCAGAGAAGTGTGAAAATGTTTTTTCCTTTATTTTTTTGATAAATAGGCCTTTCCCATAGCTTCCAGTAAATAATGTAGTTTTATCATCTATTGACAAGGCACTGAGAGCTGTATTCTGAAATAATTCCCTTTCAAGAAAACCATAGTTATCATCTTTAATTTGCAACAGCCCTTTTGAAGTAGAAACAAGGATGGTTCCTTGCCATTCTATAATATCATAGCTGTTAAGTGAAAGATGCTCCTTTTTAAGAAGTTGTATCGTGTCTTTTGTAGCTGGATTAATTTTATACAAACCATTTCCGTAGGTACCTAAATAATATTCTTTTTTATCATCCTGAAAAAATACACTTGCACTTTTAATGCCTGAAGCAACTTTAAACGAGTCTTCTTCTTCTAGATAAACTTCCAAAATCCCTGTATTGGAGATAATCCATAGTTCTCCTTCTTTGTCCACATAAATTTTACCCAGTTTACTAAAATTAGGTCTTGTAATATCTTCAAACTGTCTGTCGTAATGCGTAAACTTTTTACCGTTGTACTTATTAAGCCCATCCTGCGTAGCAAACCACATAAATCCGGTGCTATCTTGAGCAATACTCACTACACTGTTTTGTGATAAGCCTTGTTTTACTGTCAATTCACGAAAAGAAACTTGCTTTTGGACCACTTCATTTTGTTGCGATAAAGTTTCTTTTACACAAAATAGAGTCAATATAAGACTAAGAATATATGTATATGTGAGATTACTTTTCATACCTAACTGATATATAAAGGTATAAAAGTATTTTTATAACATACGAAATTGAAGCTTTTCAGTTTTGTTTAGCAACTGAAGAAAATTCTCTCTATTATTTATTTTCACCGAAAAGAGCCTTAAGCATCCACTTTATTCCGTTAAAAAGAAGGTAGATGGTAGCGGCCATGCCAAGAATAGCGAGGGGTAAAAGATAGTATAATGGGATTGTCTCTTTATTTAAAAACGCAAACGTAAAAAGATAGGTAGTTAAGACCAATAATGGTAACGCAATGGCCAATCGTTTTAGGCCTTTAACAAGAAACTGTTTGTTGGTATATTTTTGGTTGGTGTCTTTCAATTTTTGTAATTGTTTACTGCCTTACGTACATTTCCGTGTTGTTGTAGTAGTTTTAATGCTTCTTCTGAAGAAATATTCAATTCGCTCATAATCATTCTAGTGCCGCGATCAACTAATTTATTATTGCTCAATTGCATATCGACCATTTTATTGCCCTTTACACGGCCTAATTGAACCATCGCAGCGGTGGAAATCATGTTGAGTACTAATTTTTGAGCCGTTCCAGCTTTCATTCTCGAACTTCCTGTTACAAACTCAGGGCCGACGGTCACCACAACAGGAAATTGGGCTGTAGTAGCCAACGGACTTCCTTCATTACAGGTAATGCAACCAGTGGCAATATTAGTTTCATTACATTTTTTTAAAGCTCCAATTACATAAGGGGTAGTCCCTGAAGCAGCAATACCGATAACGATATCTTTTTCTGAAATATCGTAACTTTTAAGATCGTCCCAACCTTGGTTTTCGGAATCTTCGGCAAACTCCACTGCATCCCGAATGGCTTTATCACCACCGGCAATCAGGCCGATTACCATTCCGTGGGGCACACCAAAAGTAGGTGGGCATTCACTAGCGTCTACTATTCCTAATCGGCCACTAGTACCAGCACCAATATAAAATAAGCGACCTCCATTTTTTAATTTTTCTGAAACTATTTCAGAAAGAAGGGTGATCTCAGGAAGTGCTTTCTCAACAGCTAGGGGGACGGTTTTATCTTCTTTATTAATGTTATGTAGCAGTTCAGAAACACTCATCTTTTCTAGATGATCGTAATGAGAATCTGCTTCGGTTGTTTTTTTGAAAGCCATACTGCAAATTTACAATACTTAAGAGAACTAATGTTTTTTATTGCACTGTATAATTTAAAATAGATGTTTCAGAAATGCGAAAATAACCTAACGGAAAATTATCAGGGTTTGTTTCATTTACAAGATTACCACGAACGGTAGCCGGTTGGGTCTCAAATGGACCGCCGCTACTATCACTTCCTTGTTGCAGTAGAATAAACATAAAATTATAAAATTGCTCATTTGCCCCATGTAAGTAAAAAGCTACTTCGTCTCCAGTTTCTAAATCGTCAACTACATAGAAACCGAAAATGGAATTCCCATCAAAAAACTCATCATCAAAAACATCATACACGTCTCCTCTTTGAGAGAGACCTTCAAAAAAGTAATAATTTTCTGTGTTAGCAGGATCGGTAAAGAAGGCTTTTAGTTCAATGCTTTCTCCGTCAAAACCGCCATCGTTTCGTTGTTCTACAAATTCTAATGGAACAACCGTTTGCAATTGTTCAGTAGCGGAATAGACTTCATCATTATAAACTACTTCAAGTGTGTAATCAGTATTCGATTGCGGATTAAAATCTTGATACTCATATAACCCATCCGATGTGTTTTCAATAGTATAAATAGTTCCATTTTCAGCTGTGATGGTTACCGTTGCATTATTTACAGTATTAATTTCATTGTCGAAAAAAGGAATGGTCGTACTTAATTTAACACGTGCAACTGAAGAATCATTCTGGATGTTTTTGGTAATTTCAGCATCAATAACTAGCTTCGGTTTTCCTTCGTTTAAATCTATATCGACCACTTCTTCACACGAAGCGAATATTCCGAAGCAAATAATACTTATTAAAAATTTCTTCATCACCTAAAATTTAAAATTATATGTTACAGCGGGAATAATACCAAAAATTGACAATCGCACTGCTTCGTTGCGTCCAATATCAGTATTTTCACTAAACGAAATAGAAGCGGCATTCATTCTATTGTACACATTATAAATACTAAAAACCCATTCGCCTTTCCATCTTTTTTGTGAATTAGGCTTCGGTGTCCATGTTGCCGAGAGATCTAAATGATGGAAACTACTTAAACGACTGCTATTTCTAGCTTCATAAACAGGTATTGTTAAATTATTAAATTCGTACTGTCCGTTAGGAAATGTAGTAGGTTGCCCTGTTTGAAAGATAAAATTAGCCCCAAAAGACCATTTATTAGATAGCTCGTATTGTGCGGTAATGGAAATATCGTGCGTTTTATCCCAAGGCGAATTGTACCATTGGCCGTTGTTAATGCCAATTTCTGCAGGTGTTCTTCCGGGTGTACGTTGTTCACTTTTTGATAACGTATAAGCAATCCAACCTTGTAATTTTCCTTCGTTTTTTCTAAATAAAACCTCTAATCCATACGCTCTGGCTTCTCCGTTCAACAAAATTTGTTCTACGGCATTATTGGCAATCAAATCGGCCCCGTCTACATAATCTAACCGATTGTCAACGGTTTTGTAAAAGCTTTCAATTTCAAATGAATAGTTGTTGAACTTCTTAAAATAACCTACAGCAACTTGATCGGCCAATTGCGGCTCAATGTATTTTCCGCTTGGAGCATAAATATCAAAAGGAGTAGGAGCGGTGGTGTTACTTATTAAATGAATATATTGTGCCGTCCTGTTATAACTAGCTTTTACAGAAGATGTTTCGTTTAACTGATACGCAACGGAAAAGCGCGGTTCTAAATTGGCAAAGCTTTCAATGGTTTTACTTCTACTGAAGGAAACTGTATCAATAGGCGTTGCTTTTTGATAGATATCTAAATTCTCATCGTAGGCAACGGGATTATCGTTTGCAT is part of the Marixanthomonas ophiurae genome and harbors:
- the murQ gene encoding N-acetylmuramic acid 6-phosphate etherase — its product is MAFKKTTEADSHYDHLEKMSVSELLHNINKEDKTVPLAVEKALPEITLLSEIVSEKLKNGGRLFYIGAGTSGRLGIVDASECPPTFGVPHGMVIGLIAGGDKAIRDAVEFAEDSENQGWDDLKSYDISEKDIVIGIAASGTTPYVIGALKKCNETNIATGCITCNEGSPLATTAQFPVVVTVGPEFVTGSSRMKAGTAQKLVLNMISTAAMVQLGRVKGNKMVDMQLSNNKLVDRGTRMIMSELNISSEEALKLLQQHGNVRKAVNNYKN
- a CDS encoding DUF6095 family protein produces the protein MKDTNQKYTNKQFLVKGLKRLAIALPLLVLTTYLFTFAFLNKETIPLYYLLPLAILGMAATIYLLFNGIKWMLKALFGENK
- a CDS encoding DUF4249 domain-containing protein, which encodes MKKFLISIICFGIFASCEEVVDIDLNEGKPKLVIDAEITKNIQNDSSVARVKLSTTIPFFDNEINTVNNATVTITAENGTIYTIENTSDGLYEYQDFNPQSNTDYTLEVVYNDEVYSATEQLQTVVPLEFVEQRNDGGFDGESIELKAFFTDPANTENYYFFEGLSQRGDVYDVFDDEFFDGNSIFGFYVVDDLETGDEVAFYLHGANEQFYNFMFILLQQGSDSSGGPFETQPATVRGNLVNETNPDNFPLGYFRISETSILNYTVQ